A stretch of the Haloarcula ordinaria genome encodes the following:
- the gnd gene encoding phosphogluconate dehydrogenase (NAD(+)-dependent, decarboxylating), whose translation MELGVIGLGRMGRIVVDRVLDAGHDVVVFDIDEEAVAGAADAGATPADSIADLADELGAEKRIWLMVPAGDPVDAALDELDGLVDGDDVVVDGGNSYFEDSVRRAESTDAAYLDCGTSGGPAGAELGFSLMVGGPEWAYDELTPVFDAVATGPAGHDRMGPAGSGHYVKMVHNGVEYALMQAYGEGFELLAEGRYDLDLEAVSRTWNNGAVIRSWLLELCEEAFREEGTDLGDVADRVEGGSTGTWTVQEALEQEVPVPLIYQALAERFGSRADDGRFSRRLANRLRYGFGRHEVPRR comes from the coding sequence ATGGAACTTGGCGTCATCGGACTGGGACGCATGGGCCGTATCGTCGTCGACCGCGTGCTGGACGCGGGCCACGACGTGGTGGTCTTCGACATCGACGAGGAAGCCGTCGCCGGGGCGGCCGACGCCGGTGCGACCCCGGCGGACTCCATCGCCGACCTGGCCGACGAGCTGGGCGCGGAGAAACGCATCTGGCTGATGGTGCCCGCTGGCGACCCCGTCGACGCGGCGCTGGACGAACTCGACGGCCTCGTGGACGGTGACGACGTGGTCGTCGACGGCGGGAACTCCTACTTCGAGGACTCGGTCCGTCGCGCCGAGTCGACCGACGCGGCGTATCTCGACTGCGGGACCTCCGGCGGTCCCGCCGGCGCGGAACTGGGGTTCTCGCTGATGGTCGGCGGTCCAGAGTGGGCCTACGACGAACTCACGCCGGTGTTCGACGCCGTCGCCACCGGCCCGGCGGGCCACGACCGGATGGGCCCGGCTGGGTCGGGCCACTACGTGAAGATGGTCCACAACGGTGTCGAGTACGCCCTGATGCAGGCCTACGGCGAGGGGTTCGAACTGCTTGCCGAGGGTCGCTACGACCTGGACCTGGAGGCCGTCTCGCGGACCTGGAACAACGGCGCGGTCATCCGCTCGTGGCTGCTCGAACTCTGCGAGGAGGCGTTCCGCGAGGAGGGCACCGACCTGGGCGACGTCGCCGACCGCGTCGAGGGCGGGTCGACGGGTACCTGGACGGTCCAGGAGGCGCTCGAACAGGAGGTACCGGTGCCGCTCATCTATCAGGCGCTCGCCGAGCGATTCGGCTCGCGGGCCGACGACGGCCGGTTCTCGCGACGGCTGGCGAACCGACTGCGCTACGGGTTCGGGCGACACGAGGTCCCGCGGCGGTAG
- a CDS encoding aminopeptidase, producing the protein MDERIHEHARTLVEWSARIEAGDDVVVQVEEGAHDLAVAVAEQLGEKGANLVATYSSDEVTRAYLRAFDGEFEADPDYELALYEQADSVLVLKGSNNTAGSVDVPGDRRQAYATARQDIREARLDTDWVSTQHPTRAMAQQAGMAYEAYKDFIYDATLRDWAALAEEQARLKDILDAGETVRIVAEGTDLTLDITDRIAVNSAASVAYDSHNLPSGEVFTAPADTAGVVTFDVPMTVQGRRVSGAKLTFKDGVVVDWEADQGMDVLTEVIETDGGSRRLGELGIGMNRGVDRITDNILFDEKMGGTVHLALGRAYDACLPEGETGTESAVHEDLITTMGEGSRLEVDGEVVQADGTFTWE; encoded by the coding sequence ATGGACGAACGGATTCACGAACACGCACGGACGCTCGTGGAGTGGAGCGCCCGCATCGAGGCCGGGGACGACGTCGTCGTGCAGGTAGAAGAGGGCGCACACGACCTCGCGGTGGCCGTCGCCGAACAACTCGGCGAGAAGGGGGCGAACCTCGTCGCGACCTACAGTTCCGACGAGGTAACGCGGGCGTACCTGCGGGCGTTCGACGGCGAGTTCGAGGCCGACCCGGACTACGAGCTCGCGCTGTACGAGCAGGCCGACAGCGTCCTCGTGTTGAAGGGGTCGAACAACACGGCCGGGAGCGTCGACGTCCCCGGCGACCGACGGCAGGCCTACGCCACGGCCCGCCAGGACATTCGCGAGGCCCGCCTCGACACGGACTGGGTCTCGACGCAGCACCCGACGCGAGCGATGGCCCAGCAGGCCGGGATGGCCTACGAGGCCTACAAAGACTTCATCTACGACGCCACCCTCCGAGACTGGGCGGCGCTCGCCGAGGAGCAGGCGCGGCTGAAGGACATCCTCGACGCGGGCGAGACGGTCCGTATCGTCGCCGAGGGGACGGACCTCACCCTCGACATCACCGACCGCATCGCCGTCAACTCAGCCGCGAGCGTGGCCTACGACTCGCACAACCTCCCCTCGGGCGAGGTGTTCACCGCACCCGCTGACACCGCCGGCGTCGTCACCTTCGACGTGCCGATGACGGTCCAGGGCCGCCGGGTCAGCGGCGCGAAACTGACGTTCAAGGACGGCGTCGTCGTCGACTGGGAGGCCGACCAGGGCATGGACGTCCTCACGGAGGTCATCGAGACGGACGGCGGGTCGCGGCGGCTCGGCGAGCTTGGCATCGGCATGAACCGCGGCGTCGACCGTATCACCGACAACATCCTCTTCGACGAGAAGATGGGCGGCACCGTCCACCTCGCGCTCGGGCGCGCCTACGACGCCTGTCTGCCCGAGGGGGAGACCGGTACCGAGAGCGCCGTCCACGAAGACCTCATCACGACGATGGGCGAGGGGTCACGACTCGAAGTCGACGGCGAAGTCGTGCAGGCAGACGGGACGTTCACGTGGGAGTGA
- a CDS encoding sodium:solute symporter family protein, giving the protein MSLILYGLAGMILLTMGVGLFVAKKIQGDSVNYIVAGRGLILPLAAATLMAQSLDANATLGNTDLTASFGFWAGAALPIGLAGCLFLTGLFFAKPMNRMDLMTLPDFYRRKYGRTVEVVASLIMVLSFSLLLGGNLVAGGFLFQTFMGTTFVEGVLIISAVVFVYTIAGGLFAVAYTDVIQAFVALAGSMALIVYIAMNYGITIPEGMGPTAVVQINPFDNSAGSWINLATIFALALGDIVAIDFMERVFAADSPETAQKACFAGSAGTLIIGIPFSIVALSANSILSSIGVEAGEQAVLYVLLQEAVPPWLAVLVLAGIVAASLSTGDGAILGTSAALARNVLGIRDPDSPGEGVKADGSGILSKGSDKLLAATRVMAVPITILGAFFAIQVSATGMLLVLAFDVAFAGLLVPLVFGIYKPEIATGPAALAGMLSGSLTRLFFFVTIPTTYAIQNNLLYIENSLVPAGWDGLVTFIAPVVGLTVFLTVAFLTKDDYPTYEVTGRGRRTIVAGGEDD; this is encoded by the coding sequence ATGAGCCTGATTCTCTACGGGCTAGCGGGGATGATACTGCTCACGATGGGTGTCGGGCTCTTCGTCGCCAAGAAGATTCAGGGCGACAGCGTCAACTACATCGTCGCCGGCCGGGGGCTCATCTTACCGCTGGCAGCGGCGACGTTGATGGCCCAGTCGCTCGACGCGAACGCGACGCTCGGTAACACGGACCTCACTGCCAGCTTCGGGTTCTGGGCCGGGGCCGCGTTGCCCATCGGCCTCGCGGGGTGTCTGTTCCTCACGGGGCTGTTCTTCGCCAAGCCGATGAACAGGATGGACCTGATGACGCTGCCGGACTTCTACCGGCGCAAGTACGGGCGCACGGTCGAGGTCGTCGCCTCGCTCATCATGGTCCTGTCGTTCTCGCTCCTGTTGGGCGGGAACCTCGTCGCCGGCGGCTTCCTCTTCCAGACGTTCATGGGGACCACGTTCGTCGAGGGCGTCCTGATTATCTCGGCCGTCGTCTTCGTCTACACCATCGCTGGCGGGCTGTTCGCGGTGGCCTACACCGACGTCATCCAGGCGTTCGTCGCGCTCGCCGGCTCCATGGCGCTCATCGTCTACATCGCGATGAACTACGGCATCACCATCCCCGAGGGGATGGGGCCGACCGCCGTCGTCCAGATCAACCCCTTCGACAACTCGGCGGGGTCGTGGATCAACCTCGCGACCATCTTCGCGCTGGCGCTGGGTGACATCGTCGCCATCGACTTCATGGAGCGCGTGTTCGCCGCCGACAGCCCAGAGACGGCACAGAAGGCCTGTTTCGCGGGCTCGGCCGGGACGCTCATCATCGGGATTCCGTTCTCCATCGTCGCCCTGTCGGCGAACAGCATCCTCTCGTCGATCGGTGTCGAAGCCGGCGAGCAGGCCGTGCTCTACGTCCTCCTGCAGGAGGCGGTCCCGCCGTGGCTGGCCGTGCTCGTCCTCGCCGGCATCGTCGCCGCGTCGCTCTCTACGGGAGACGGCGCTATCCTCGGCACGTCGGCGGCGCTCGCCCGGAACGTCCTCGGGATTCGCGACCCGGACTCGCCGGGCGAGGGCGTCAAGGCGGACGGCTCGGGCATTCTCAGCAAGGGGTCGGACAAACTCCTCGCCGCGACGCGCGTCATGGCCGTCCCCATCACCATCCTCGGTGCGTTCTTCGCGATACAGGTGAGCGCGACCGGGATGTTACTGGTGCTCGCGTTCGACGTGGCCTTCGCCGGGTTGCTGGTCCCGCTCGTCTTCGGCATCTACAAACCGGAAATCGCGACCGGGCCCGCAGCGCTCGCCGGGATGCTCTCGGGTTCGTTGACGCGGCTGTTCTTCTTCGTCACCATCCCGACGACCTACGCCATCCAGAACAACCTCCTGTACATCGAGAACAGTCTGGTCCCTGCGGGCTGGGACGGGCTGGTGACGTTCATCGCACCGGTGGTCGGACTCACGGTGTTCCTCACCGTCGCCTTCCTGACGAAGGACGACTACCCGACCTACGAGGTCACCGGACGGGGCCGCCGGACCATCGTGGCTGGCGGTGAGGACGACTAG
- a CDS encoding 2Fe-2S iron-sulfur cluster-binding protein: protein MVELVGIAAGATLTLVAVALHYAKGTGWDAPEDISQQVLEQRAATVPETDFPEPYNRSIGGGAPAGAIPAGGAEGELEEGEEAEEEVGFDPDAIADDEVEYYEIEFAKEGTTIEVANNENLLDAGEEEGWDLPYACRQGQCISCSGQIQDGPAEDFIRHSQNDSLFDDDMEDGYCLTCVAYPVSDFTIETGESP from the coding sequence ATGGTTGAACTCGTTGGCATCGCCGCCGGGGCCACGCTCACGCTCGTCGCAGTGGCGCTCCACTACGCGAAGGGCACCGGGTGGGACGCACCGGAGGACATCTCCCAGCAGGTGCTCGAACAGCGCGCCGCGACGGTACCCGAGACGGACTTCCCCGAGCCATACAACCGCTCTATCGGTGGCGGCGCTCCCGCCGGCGCCATCCCAGCCGGCGGGGCCGAGGGCGAACTCGAAGAGGGCGAGGAAGCCGAGGAGGAGGTCGGCTTCGACCCCGACGCCATCGCCGACGACGAGGTCGAGTACTACGAGATCGAGTTCGCGAAGGAGGGCACGACGATCGAGGTCGCGAACAACGAGAACCTGCTCGACGCCGGCGAGGAGGAGGGCTGGGACCTCCCCTACGCCTGCCGGCAGGGCCAGTGTATCTCCTGTTCCGGCCAGATTCAGGACGGCCCGGCCGAGGACTTCATCCGCCACAGCCAGAACGACTCGCTGTTCGACGACGACATGGAGGACGGCTACTGCCTGACCTGTGTCGCCTACCCCGTCTCGGACTTCACCATCGAGACCGGCGAGTCGCCCTGA
- a CDS encoding AbrB/MazE/SpoVT family DNA-binding domain-containing protein produces MKRKVQQLGSSTLAVTVPADWARYHSIEKGDEVIVQRDENGGSLLLVPEQPKVEDIETTIDADRLTAAALERAIVTQYVLGRQLIRIESTAPMSLECTNAILDAERRLMGLGIVEQAETTVTVRCSVAPGDFELPTLLGRLSRTEAMIRHDAVSALLEGDADATQRVESRSEQLEKLYYLFLRLVFATYRNPRLNRAVGLETGFPLIGYRSVAQDVSLMADTAVEIGTLAADVDQAPDETTASMFRDLADALDEAASATRDAVTTPDYDATEAAREAFDRVDERAAALNDHLMAERPEPLLALQRAVVLLERSARHSRDSLTVATHLAFRADSSLVSEE; encoded by the coding sequence ATGAAACGGAAGGTCCAGCAGCTCGGCTCTTCGACGCTTGCAGTGACCGTCCCGGCCGACTGGGCGCGCTATCACAGTATCGAGAAGGGCGACGAGGTCATCGTCCAGCGCGACGAGAACGGCGGGTCGCTGTTGCTGGTGCCGGAACAACCCAAAGTCGAGGACATCGAGACCACCATCGACGCCGACCGGCTGACCGCGGCGGCGCTCGAACGAGCCATCGTCACCCAGTACGTCCTGGGTCGACAGCTCATCCGCATCGAATCGACGGCGCCGATGAGCCTGGAGTGTACGAACGCCATCCTGGACGCCGAACGGCGGCTGATGGGGCTGGGAATCGTCGAGCAGGCCGAGACGACCGTGACCGTCCGCTGCTCCGTCGCCCCCGGGGATTTCGAGCTCCCGACGCTGCTCGGCCGGCTGAGCCGGACCGAGGCCATGATTCGTCACGACGCGGTCTCGGCGCTGCTGGAGGGCGACGCCGACGCCACACAGCGGGTCGAGAGTCGAAGCGAGCAACTCGAGAAGCTGTACTACCTCTTCCTGCGGCTGGTGTTCGCCACGTACCGGAACCCCCGACTCAACAGGGCCGTCGGCCTGGAAACCGGGTTCCCGCTCATCGGCTACCGGTCGGTCGCCCAGGACGTCTCACTGATGGCCGATACGGCCGTCGAAATCGGCACGCTGGCAGCGGACGTCGACCAGGCCCCGGACGAGACGACGGCGTCCATGTTCCGGGACCTCGCCGACGCGCTGGACGAGGCGGCCAGCGCGACCCGCGACGCCGTGACGACGCCGGACTACGACGCGACGGAGGCGGCGCGCGAGGCGTTCGACCGCGTCGACGAGCGGGCCGCGGCGCTGAACGACCATCTGATGGCCGAACGGCCCGAGCCGCTGCTCGCCCTCCAGCGTGCCGTCGTCCTGCTGGAGCGGAGCGCCAGGCACTCGCGGGACAGTCTCACCGTGGCGACGCACCTGGCGTTCCGGGCCGACTCCTCGCTCGTCAGCGAGGAGTGA
- a CDS encoding type II/IV secretion system ATPase subunit: protein MTDHGRAKPSDELRQMAARRPHLRDHLKKFKQITGEFPMLIEEADDDYESDRPNVLYPVGGPIFCHIYGDVGQDMKYYAIEPELDQDEGVVFDKVRNRLLQKSVNKPAPESEAEYDDRIEELLQETTKVRDEDADSGVLTRLSNLTDVTSVEVTQETYENILYRLNRDIVGLGPLEPVMRDPANEDIHVIGRSECHVDHGVYGMLETTVEWESEQAFDQWLRNMGERIGDPVSDSDPIVDSTLPDGSRLNLIYSDDVSLKGPSLTIRQGDEIPLSIFQITKWATLSPELAAYLWLCLENEQTVFVVGETASGKTTTLNAITSFIPDDSKIYTAEDTAEVLPPHNTWQQLLTREGEEGTSIDMFDLVAAALRSRPDYIIVGEVRGEEGRMAFQAAQTGHPVMLTFHASDIVSMIQRFTGEPINVPETFMDVADVALFQNRVKQGDQVLRRVTSVQEIEGYSKEMDGVVTRQAFNWDPVEDEIVFQGMNNSYVLEEQIATLLGYEDTRDIYDDLQFRANLIERAIQEGILGYHEVNDFISDFQRDGIEGIPFNVARPE from the coding sequence ATGACAGACCACGGTCGTGCGAAACCCTCCGACGAACTGCGACAGATGGCCGCCCGGCGCCCACACCTGCGGGACCACCTGAAGAAGTTCAAGCAGATCACTGGGGAGTTCCCGATGCTCATCGAGGAGGCCGACGACGACTACGAGTCCGACCGCCCGAACGTCCTCTACCCGGTCGGCGGCCCCATCTTCTGTCACATCTACGGCGACGTCGGCCAGGACATGAAGTACTACGCCATCGAACCGGAGCTCGACCAGGACGAGGGCGTCGTCTTCGACAAGGTCCGTAACCGCCTCCTCCAGAAGAGCGTCAACAAGCCCGCCCCGGAGAGCGAGGCCGAGTACGACGACCGCATCGAGGAGCTCCTCCAGGAGACCACGAAGGTCCGCGACGAGGACGCCGACAGCGGGGTGCTGACTCGCCTGTCGAACCTGACCGACGTCACCAGCGTCGAGGTGACCCAGGAGACCTACGAGAACATCCTCTATCGCCTCAATCGCGACATCGTCGGCCTGGGCCCGCTCGAACCGGTCATGCGCGACCCGGCCAACGAGGACATCCACGTCATCGGTCGCAGCGAGTGTCACGTCGACCACGGCGTCTACGGGATGCTAGAGACCACCGTCGAGTGGGAGTCCGAGCAGGCGTTCGACCAGTGGCTGCGCAACATGGGCGAACGCATCGGCGACCCGGTCTCCGACTCCGACCCAATCGTCGACTCGACGCTGCCCGACGGGTCGCGGCTCAACCTCATCTACTCCGACGACGTGAGCCTCAAGGGCCCCTCGCTGACCATCCGGCAGGGCGACGAGATTCCGCTCTCCATCTTCCAGATCACGAAGTGGGCGACGCTGTCGCCGGAACTGGCGGCGTACCTCTGGCTCTGTCTGGAGAACGAACAGACCGTCTTCGTCGTCGGGGAGACGGCGTCAGGGAAGACGACGACGCTGAACGCCATCACCTCGTTCATCCCCGACGACTCGAAGATCTACACCGCGGAGGACACCGCCGAGGTGCTGCCCCCGCACAACACCTGGCAGCAACTGCTCACCAGAGAGGGCGAAGAGGGGACGAGCATCGACATGTTCGACCTGGTCGCCGCGGCACTGCGGTCGCGCCCCGACTACATCATCGTGGGCGAGGTCCGTGGCGAGGAGGGGCGGATGGCCTTCCAGGCCGCCCAGACCGGGCACCCGGTGATGCTGACCTTCCACGCGAGCGACATCGTCTCGATGATCCAGCGCTTCACCGGCGAACCCATCAACGTCCCCGAGACGTTCATGGACGTCGCCGACGTGGCGCTGTTCCAGAACCGGGTCAAGCAGGGCGACCAGGTCCTGCGCCGGGTCACGAGCGTCCAGGAGATAGAGGGCTACTCCAAGGAGATGGACGGGGTCGTCACCCGCCAGGCGTTCAACTGGGACCCCGTCGAGGACGAGATCGTCTTCCAGGGGATGAACAACTCCTACGTCTTAGAGGAGCAGATCGCGACGCTGCTCGGCTACGAGGACACGCGTGACATCTACGACGACCTGCAGTTCCGCGCGAACCTCATCGAACGCGCTATCCAGGAGGGCATCCTGGGGTACCACGAGGTCAACGACTTCATCTCCGACTTCCAGCGCGACGGTATCGAGGGCATCCCGTTCAACGTCGCCCGGCCGGAGTAA
- a CDS encoding agmatinase family protein, with translation MTEDRNGEDIYGEKHKEANEPIFSGIPTFLKLPEVDRDELDEEDVDIGIVGAPLDTATTIRPGTRYGPRAVRAASTVPSPPYEHFNIETGVDPFDNFSVADTGDAQVSPGDTRQSQLNIEDAVYEISEQATPIVIGGDHSISYPDIKGWAEANGYEDIGLIHFDCHADTGEDGLTGFEYDHGAWVKRVYDEDIMAGENYTLIGPRGFWPGPDTYEDMRDAGMKWYTAMEVGRMDLDDIVKDAVQRATDGTDAVWVSFDVDVMEPAYAPGTGEPEPGGLIPREAIYMVREVVKALDPEDFGFDVVEVSPAYDVSDSNSYNGGITSGFANRLIIEVMGSMALAEQGLESGDPIKPKQPLGPTEEAETPADD, from the coding sequence ATGACCGAAGACCGAAACGGCGAAGATATCTACGGCGAGAAGCACAAGGAAGCGAACGAACCCATCTTTAGTGGCATCCCGACGTTTCTCAAACTCCCCGAGGTAGATCGGGACGAACTCGACGAGGAGGACGTCGACATCGGTATCGTCGGGGCGCCGCTCGACACGGCGACGACCATCCGCCCGGGCACCCGCTACGGTCCGCGGGCGGTCCGCGCCGCTTCGACGGTCCCGTCCCCGCCCTACGAGCACTTCAACATCGAGACCGGGGTCGACCCGTTCGACAACTTCAGCGTCGCCGACACCGGCGACGCACAGGTCTCACCCGGCGACACCCGCCAGAGCCAGCTGAACATCGAAGACGCCGTCTACGAAATCAGCGAGCAGGCGACGCCCATCGTCATCGGCGGCGACCACTCCATCTCCTACCCCGACATCAAGGGGTGGGCCGAGGCCAACGGCTACGAGGACATCGGCCTCATCCACTTCGACTGCCACGCCGACACCGGCGAGGACGGCCTCACCGGCTTCGAGTACGACCACGGCGCGTGGGTCAAGCGGGTCTACGACGAGGACATCATGGCCGGTGAGAACTACACGCTCATCGGGCCCCGCGGGTTCTGGCCGGGCCCGGACACCTACGAGGACATGCGCGACGCCGGCATGAAGTGGTACACGGCGATGGAAGTCGGCCGGATGGACCTAGACGACATCGTGAAAGACGCCGTCCAGCGAGCGACCGACGGGACCGACGCCGTCTGGGTCTCCTTCGACGTCGACGTGATGGAACCGGCCTACGCACCGGGTACCGGCGAACCCGAACCCGGCGGCCTCATCCCGCGCGAGGCCATCTACATGGTCCGCGAGGTCGTCAAGGCGCTCGACCCCGAGGACTTCGGCTTCGACGTCGTCGAGGTCTCGCCCGCATACGACGTCAGCGACTCGAACTCCTACAACGGCGGCATCACCAGCGGGTTCGCCAACCGGCTCATCATCGAGGTGATGGGGAGTATGGCACTGGCGGAGCAGGGCCTCGAATCCGGTGACCCCATCAAGCCCAAGCAACCACTCGGTCCGACCGAAGAGGCCGAAACGCCGGCCGACGACTGA
- the flaJ gene encoding archaellar assembly protein FlaJ, whose product MAQGEAENGLDLTISETVQGLAESYRQMTIPVERYLLFILGPSAGFFLLSVVAALALDLPLAIKAPIPLLGFLAMVSAVFYPKILLSQRKRELNNRFHLLITHMTVLATTKIDRMEVFRTLAQEDEYGELSLEMHRIVQLVDTWNQSLDDACRRRAKEVPSDAFSDFLDRLAYTLGAGQSLEDYLLSEQDQIIQHYSTVYESSLDSLEVMKDLYLSMILSMTFALVFAVVLPVLTGTNPTMTVSAVIVMFVFVQSGFFLAIRSMAPYDPVWFHPEEYPSPVEERLDRSMYLGVGLSVALVGFVLASLLGVTPLTLNDVLFMFESVPLPFYAVVPITPMMYPGIVFRQEEQKIKGRDNEFPSFIRALGATEGAKQSTTGMVLRTLRKKDFGPLTENINDLYKRLNMRIEPTAAWRHFTADCRSYLIQTFSEMYLVGREMGGSPKQLGELIAANMNEVLQLRQQRKQAATTLVGLLYGITAASTFAFFIGLQVVNILAQMSLDLDAGSQLDVGSLINTGVYNIPLIEFLLIIIIMFSAMLSALMIRTVDGGHKANTYMHFVILSWIGALTGTFTKWLVTQFLQI is encoded by the coding sequence ATGGCACAGGGTGAAGCGGAGAACGGCCTCGATCTGACCATCTCCGAGACGGTCCAGGGACTGGCCGAGTCCTACCGGCAGATGACGATTCCCGTCGAGCGGTACCTCCTTTTCATCCTCGGACCGTCGGCCGGCTTCTTCCTCCTCTCGGTGGTCGCCGCGCTCGCGCTCGACCTGCCGCTGGCCATCAAGGCGCCCATCCCGCTGCTGGGCTTTCTCGCGATGGTCTCGGCGGTCTTCTACCCCAAAATCCTGCTGAGCCAGCGCAAACGCGAGCTCAACAACCGGTTTCACCTGCTCATCACCCACATGACGGTGCTGGCGACGACGAAGATCGATCGGATGGAGGTGTTTCGAACCCTCGCACAGGAAGACGAGTACGGCGAGCTCTCCCTGGAGATGCACCGCATCGTCCAGCTGGTCGACACCTGGAACCAGAGTCTCGACGACGCCTGCCGGCGGCGCGCGAAGGAGGTTCCGAGCGACGCCTTCTCGGACTTCCTCGACCGATTGGCCTACACGCTCGGGGCCGGACAGTCACTGGAAGACTACCTGCTGTCCGAACAGGACCAGATCATCCAGCACTACTCGACGGTCTACGAGAGCTCGCTCGACAGCCTCGAGGTGATGAAGGACCTCTACCTGTCGATGATTCTGTCGATGACGTTCGCGCTCGTCTTCGCCGTGGTCCTGCCGGTGTTGACCGGGACGAACCCCACGATGACCGTCAGCGCCGTCATCGTGATGTTCGTCTTCGTCCAGAGCGGCTTCTTCCTGGCCATCCGGTCGATGGCACCGTACGACCCGGTGTGGTTCCACCCAGAGGAGTACCCCTCGCCCGTCGAGGAGCGCCTCGACCGGTCGATGTACCTCGGTGTGGGCCTCTCGGTGGCCCTCGTCGGCTTCGTCCTCGCGAGTCTGCTGGGGGTGACTCCCCTCACGTTGAACGACGTCCTGTTCATGTTCGAGTCGGTGCCGCTCCCGTTCTACGCCGTCGTCCCCATCACGCCGATGATGTACCCCGGTATCGTCTTCCGGCAGGAAGAGCAGAAGATCAAGGGGCGGGACAACGAGTTTCCGAGTTTCATCCGCGCGCTCGGGGCGACCGAGGGGGCAAAGCAGTCGACGACCGGGATGGTCCTCCGGACGCTCCGCAAGAAAGACTTCGGTCCGCTGACGGAGAACATCAACGACCTCTACAAGCGACTCAACATGCGCATCGAACCGACGGCCGCCTGGCGGCACTTCACCGCGGACTGTCGGTCCTACCTCATCCAGACGTTCTCCGAGATGTACCTCGTCGGCAGGGAGATGGGTGGCTCGCCGAAGCAACTGGGCGAACTCATCGCCGCGAACATGAACGAGGTCCTCCAGTTGCGCCAGCAACGGAAACAGGCCGCGACGACGCTGGTCGGACTTCTGTACGGGATTACGGCCGCCTCGACGTTCGCCTTCTTCATCGGTCTGCAGGTCGTCAACATCCTGGCCCAGATGTCGCTCGACCTCGACGCCGGGAGCCAGCTCGACGTCGGCTCGCTCATCAACACCGGCGTCTACAACATCCCGCTTATCGAGTTCCTGCTCATCATCATCATCATGTTCTCGGCGATGCTGTCGGCGCTGATGATCCGGACCGTCGACGGCGGCCACAAGGCCAACACCTACATGCACTTCGTCATCCTCTCGTGGATCGGCGCGCTCACCGGGACTTTCACCAAGTGGTTGGTGACGCAGTTCCTCCAGATATGA